The DNA region TATTCAGTAGAGTACTAGAGGAGGAAGATTTTGGAAAGCTGCATCCACAACCTTTTGGTGCATTTATGGCATTAAGATTCTTAGCTTAAAGTTGAGAAAAGGGAAATTCTCCAATTCATGTTCTTAAGTTGAACCTCACAGCATCTAAACATTGTTTCTGGAACTCCTAGACAATAACTCTACTTTTCATTCACATTAATTTGTATTTGTGATAATGGTACAAAATAAGATgtgataatatttctttttttgatcagtaaacaagattttattgagaataataatatcaaagcaCGGAGTTTCTACGCCAACAACatgtttttttataggtaaactaCCCTGACAATAACGGTACTCAGATTATAAGTGGATGAGAAGTTCCTAGATCCGAAGAAGTACCTCCAGTAAATATTGCTTTACAAGTCTCTTATGCACATCCAAAGCATATGTCTCCAACCCCAAGTATTTCTCTAACAATCTCCGTGCCCCCTCAAATGTCAAGGAACTgcattttaaaaacaatttcacCAATAACTCAACTTTTGAATCGCCCATGACAAGCTCAAAGCCCAAAATGCTCACTAATGTACTAATAAAATGACTTTTAAGCAAATAGCATGCTTACAATTTTATGCAAAAGATGAAAGACTAATTAATCAAGTAGCAGTATAAACCtacaaattatttgattttatcacCATCAAATCAATCAATATATTCTTGATGTATAGAAGGAATAATATGCATAACCAAAAAAATCTTGACTTACTTAAAAAGCACATTTAATGGTAAAATATGATCTGTACAAAAACCTTCCTACTGAATTTGATGCATACGACAATCCCCAACATtgttccaacaaaaaaaaaaaaacagataggCATCTGCAGTAACTCCGTTTGctagttattttattatctacAGTTCCTTTTCACAAAGAAAACTCAAAGCGTTGAAACATACGTACATATAGCTATAAGCATAGATACATATTCATACATGTATGGATGTTTGTATGTATCCGTGTATGTGCATATCTGGTCCTTAGAGAAATAAGACGAGGGAAAACAAGTTGTTTTTTTATAGGTAGAGGGAAAACAAGACAGCTAAATACACGTAAATAAACAGATAAGAAGTTTGGGTGCTGTTGTAAAAGGCAAGCATACAACAATTACCAAAACCAGAACAAGAAATAGAAATCTAATAACACAACAACAGAGAGGGACATTCTGACAAGAAATTAAACTATTACTCAAGCTTCAACAAGTATGAAAAAGCACTAGATCTCAAATGAACATATTTCTCTGTTAATTATGTACCTGGAATAAGCCTTTATTTCATGAACGGAGCCCATAACAAAGAAAACCTTCAAACCCAGAAATTAAATGTAAGCATAAAATTCCTAGTTCTTCAATATTCCGCAAAACCCACTATTACTAGAACTTTCTACAACCCATACTACTCTTGCTATTACGCTCATGTACCCAGTTCAACTATATAAGTCAAACACGAAAAAATTTGAACGAAAAACACTTTTTCTGCACccctataagtttataacatcCAATCACAAAAGGAATTTTGAGCATCTCCCAGGAGAAAATTTAGTACCAAttgatttgagagagagagagagagagagagagagagagagagagagagaaagtacTCGGCTTGTTCTTTGAATTGAGCAACGCAAGAGCGCATAGCTCCTTTAATCTGGGACTCGATGTCGTGCGCTAAACCCTTGGTTTCTGTCTTAGGGCTCTCGCTATCCTGCGCCTCGTCCGCCATTTCTGTGTGTGTGGATGGACGGACTATGGAGTGAAGTCCACTCTCCGCAGGTGTTTCTGTGCTTAAACGTTGGATTGGCAATTTGGAAGTTGGAACGGAGGTAGAGAAGGAATTATTATAGTGTATGTACTGGTATGTAATTTCTGCGTGCTGCTTCTGTATCTGAACCGCCCTTAAGTTTCAagccaaatattttcaaattcaattCCTCTGTATGCAACCGGATTTGCGGAACCGGTGCGACATCGGCTGACGTGGCAGATGACGTGTATTGccacatcaattaaaattaaaaaaaaaaaaagtagaaaaatgagaggaaaatcGAAATAGAAGGATGAAATGTGGCTGAAGCAAGAGAAGATCCAAAAAGGGCCGAACTTACTGAAAAATCTCGTCAAAATGTCACTGGCGTTAGAGCCCATAGGCTGGTGAGGTCGTAGTCCATCACTTGTTAGCCCCAATTCCCTCCAGCCCCCAACTTGCAATCAGTTCAACCCGCGGCGCATCCAGAAAGCTCGGTAAGTCAGAATGTTTTGGATTTATCTTTTatgtgcttcttttttttttttttctgttgtaTTCTTTCCGTGTAGACAAACCTTATTTAGTCTTGCTTTTAGACAAACCTGGAGCTCAGTCCGTAAGCTACTAGAGAgtataaaataaggaaaattttattatgagattcagtgcagttttttttttttttttctgttgtaTTCTTTCCTTTCTGAGAAACCTGATTTAGTCTTACTATTTGGTTACTACAAATTTTTTGATCTGTAGTAAGGATGTTTACAGGTCTCCAATTTTCGGGTGTTGATGAAGGTCCTGTTTCAACttaagggaaagaaatgataaTGCTTATTCCATTACGTCTAcatctctattttaatttttacaactaCAGCATACATGGACTTGGATGCCATAATAAATTTGGTTCTATgattaaatttaaagtttttaatGAGCATGAAAATCTATTAACAGTAGGGTAGTTAGTTGATTAAATGTTTGGATGAATTCATATTTGCTTCCCACTGTAGTATTAAACCGTGTGGCTTCAAGCCTCTTAACTATATCTAATGATGGTGAAAACAAATTTATAGCTATTTATTGATCTGTCTCATGAGCAATGCCTGAACGTCTAAGCAAAACAGATTTTCCCCTACATAAATTGctttatgaattaaaatagaatatgcCACTGATTATTTAGAGATCAAATCCCACGGTGAGTAGGATTAATATTTAGAGATTAAAGAGGGAAAAACAAGTGACAAGACATTTGAATGTTTGCTAGAAGAAGATTTTGACAACTTGGTAAACCATAGTTAGAATGTAGTGAATTATTACCAAATCTATGTCAATGTTCTCCACCTTAGAATTATTATATTCAGTGATTGGTTGTAAAGCATTTGCAGGACATTGTTTCCTTCCTAGTAATGTTGATTCTgggattttttgtagatattagtatctttcttcattttttataatgtgGTTTAAGTTATATAATATTGCTATTGACAATTCATTTGCCTCCCTCTTAGCAtgggaaatgaaaaagaagaccTGTCTAATGCAAAGCCATCTAGCTCAAATCCCCCACCTGCGGTATGTTGTATTATGTAATATATAGAAAACATTATTTGTTTAGTAGTTGATATTTTATTGTCAAAATACATTAATaacttatccaataatattttagGACATACCATCAACGTGTCCAAACATCCCGAATTACATGCACGGTTACTATGGACCAATGCCTGCGTGGTTATCGGCTTTTTTATCATATCCTAGTTTCAACCAATATCCAAGCAACCTACAGGTGGTGATGTCATATCAAACatgtttaattttaatatttagagatttttaaaagagtttaattgcattgtttttttctttttgccagCATGGTAGTTACCCATTTCAACATAGCATGGAAGACCCGGTATCTCGCATTAGTACAAGCTCCATTACAAGCAAATTCCAAGGTATAGAGGATAATAGACCCGATGGTTGGGAAACCAAATCACCATATACATCCTCTAGAGTTGATGAATGTGTTGCGGATAGACCAGATGCACAGGATAATAGACCCGATGGTGGGGAAACTGAAACCCCCATATCCAGTGCCTGAGTATCTGAGAAAGTGCAAATGGATGGTGATGATGTGCCAAAGTCCAAGATGGAGTTTAATTCGTTAGAAGATTTAATGAGTTATTATAAGGAATATGGTAAGAAATGcgggtttggggtgatgacaaaAAGGAGTGAGAGGGGAGAGGATGGGACTGTTAGATATGTCACACTTGCCTGTGCTCGTGGTGGGAAGGCTCAGAATAGGATTTTGAACGTTGCCAACCCTCGTCCGACAGGAAAAATAGAATGTAAGGCAAAGATTAATGCCTAAAAAACTGCTGATGGAAAGTTTCGACTGAATACAGTTCACAATATCCATAATCACAACCTAAGCCCAAAGAAATCAcgcttctttcgatgtaatCGAGAAGTAAGTGAAACTGTAAAAAGAGTCCTTGATACAAATGATATGGTTGGGATCCGTATGAATAAAAGTTTCGGATCTCTTGTTGTTGGTGCGGGTGGATTTGAGAACttcttatttttgaaaaaggatTGTCGTAACTACATCGACAAGGCACGACATCTACGACTAGGCGCAGGTGGTGCTGGGGTGTTGCAAGACTACTTTTTACGAATGCAGTACAAAAATCCAGGGTTCTTTGCATTGATGGACCTGGATGATGATGGTAGGTTAAAGAATATATTCTGGGCATACCCCCAGAGTAGAGCTGCATACCAATATTTCGGTGATGTGGtcacattcgacaccacatacctgACGAACCGatatgggatgccctttgcaccatttgttggtgtaaactaCCATGGGCAATCAATTTTGTTGGGAGCTGGCTTGATTTCCTCAGAGGATACTGAGACCTTCATGTGGTTATTTCGGACCTGGTTGcagtgtatggatggtatagcGCCGAAGGCTATTATCACTAATCAAGACAGAGCGATGAAAAATGTCATTTCAATTGTTTTCCCCGAAAGCCGACATCGATTTTGCCTTTGGCATATACTTAAGAAAGTCCCTAAAAAGCTTGGAAGCTATGGTTCCTACAAAACTGGAATGAAAATTACACTAATGAAAATGTGTGTATGACACCCAAACTCGGGAAGAGTTCGAGAATTGTGGGAATCAATTCATCACCACGTACAACTTGCATGAGAATGTGTGGTTGAAGAGTCTATACACTGAGCGTGAGTACTGGGTACCGGCATTTTTTAGAGATGTTTTTTGGGTTGGAATGAGTATAACTCAGTGGAGCAATAGCATGAATGCCTTTTTTAATGGCTATGTTCATGCTAAAacaaacttgaaagagtttgtcgatCAATATGATAATgccttgaaaaagaaaattgagaacgaAAATGTAGCGGACTTCCACTCATTTAATGTCACAATTTCCTGCATCTCTAGAACTCCAATTGAAAAGAGATATCAAGATTTGTACACCAATGGAAAGTTTAGGGAAGTTCAGCAACAACTTGCT from Carya illinoinensis cultivar Pawnee chromosome 6, C.illinoinensisPawnee_v1, whole genome shotgun sequence includes:
- the LOC122312576 gene encoding protein FAR-RED IMPAIRED RESPONSE 1-like, whose translation is MDGDDVPKSKMEFNSLEDLMSYYKEYGKKCGFGVMTKRSERGEDGTVRYVTLACARGGKAQNRILNVANPRPTGKIEFHNIHNHNLSPKKSRFFRCNREVSETVKRVLDTNDMVGIRMNKSFGSLVVGAGGFENFLFLKKDCRNYIDKARHLRLGAGGAGVLQDYFLRMQYKNPGFFALMDLDDDGRLKNIFWAYPQSRAAYQYFGDVVTFDTTYLTNRYGMPFAPFVGVNYHGQSILLGAGLISSEDTETFMWLFRTWLQCMDGIAPKAIITNQDRAMKNVISIVFPESRHRFCLWHILKKVPKKLGSYGSYKTGMKITLMKMCWSNSMNAFFNGYVHAKTNLKEFVDQYDNALKKKIENENVADFHSFNVTISCISRTPIEKRYQDLYTNGKFREVQQQLARVIDLDPVLLKVDGRVKTYVVEDEVCLEEFTKLVTHSVQFSQEDTGAAKCSCGLFEMRGIVCRHIFVVFKCNGIKSLPDRYILDRWRKDIKRRYILIHSSYDTVHQREDSIAYSSLLNICYKMITHAANS